In Xylocopa sonorina isolate GNS202 chromosome 3, iyXylSono1_principal, whole genome shotgun sequence, one genomic interval encodes:
- the LOC143422387 gene encoding integrator complex subunit 3-like isoform X1, producing the protein MEQTKTPASRLLSTSCIENKDDLEEKFERCHTVLQNLTAGLSEKEAHDTLNNAVCKDKTHEEVSLGLLVVILTDPQSAAKSYRDLTLITRDGLAIVLGHLNQLVLERYLRLNDVTKSQLLWLLREMIRTSVASVDNLCLSLLRHAAGGDISPRNLFLVDALLDIFQENRSWLDKFPFLVASIVYTYLRLIEDHNAPHLSGLRQKEVTFTVSLIRERMVDCLVIGRDLVRLLQNVARISEFEALWKDILLNPKSLCPNFSGVLQLLQTRTSRRFLQSRLTPDMERKLVFLTSQVRFGNHKRYQDWFQRQYLATPESQSLRCDLIRFIVGVIHPTNELLCSDIIPRWAVIGWLFTTCTSTVAASNAKLALFYDWLFFEPEKDNIMNIEPAILVMHNSMRSHPPVTATLLDFLCRIIPNFYPPLTEKVRNGIFSSLRQILEKRVLPSLYPLFDSPKLDRELRSKIRETFKEFCLPPNADPAGNKVPVYSGKMEELNKDLTPGAILENTANAPVENNHVNQDQEPAFSDEEEEMPLRIATKVEEEDEEDVPLATVKLKNEQKNANCVVKKEEITSQLNLILEPEELRTAVESLHSETDNEVRCQTMERIVQMVVEDEIDAETIPALASCISTILSSQITSQIFPTDNLNEEALTDSISTPLFVMFRNQFQLCKEEDNRRKLLARVLAELQNVQPRIGYLLLYFLKVWGREEEKREGEPSNVMNDVKASVYKDFCAHREKKLDACLVSDLKLCHEDNIFMLCYLVPDVYMEFQNVTLGNVQLLHLVVSTVDACQLQELVCQIMQGHLKMLKKESFTSLLTASLNWETFEQYCFWQLIFAHDFPIDYVLPVLPKLQFRDHAEALTSILFMLKQEKPTLELLRQLLARQTVDGDMFVVAALRYWCRDYEEKLGELLANLLSTRYPATSPNKRKRSATKHNQQSGLPTGEQVLGHLDQLRQHCASSAELQLYHSEGMQRALQQAQAAITDSLRKSYGDLFALAEVNEENEPPPPPPTSSARKHAAASAGGGGGAGGKGGHRKTGANTRERSSSKRPLPRYHVDYTSSSEEEEIVNVKQAKKRKKINLVASDSD; encoded by the exons ATGGAACAGACGAAAACTCCCGCGTCCCGGCTACTTAGCACGAGTTGCATAGAGAATAAGGACGACCTGGAAGAG AAATTCGAAAGATGTCATACAGTGCTTCAAAACCTGACTGCAGGACTGTCAGAAAAGGAAGCCCACGATACGTTGAACAATGCTGTGTGCAAAGACAAGACGCACGAAGAGGTTTCGTTGGGATTGTTAGTGGTAATTCTGACAGATCCACAAAGTGCTGCGAAAAGTTACAGAGACTTGACGTTAATTACACGAGACGGTCTTGCGATTGTGTTAGGACACCTTAATCAATTAGTACTCGAAAGATATCTGCGACTGAACGATGTGACCAAAAGTCAGTTGTTATGGTTATTGAGGGAAATGATAAGGACCAGTGTAGCTAGTGTGGATAACCTTTGTTTAAGTTTATTAAGGCATGCAGCTGGTGGAGATATTTCGCCAAGGAACTTATTCTTAGTAGATGCACTTTTAGACATTTTTCAAGAGAATCGATCTTGGCTGGATAAATTTCCTTTTTTAGTAGCATCTATTGTTTATACCTATTTGCGACTAATAGAAGACCATAATGCGCCTCATTTATCTGGTTTACGTCAAAAAGAAGTTACCTTCACCGTGTCCTTAATAAGAGAACGTATGGTCGATTGCTTGGTTATTGGAAG GGATTTGGTACGGTTATTACAGAATGTCGCGCGAATATCCGAATTTGAAGCGCTTTGGAAAGACATACTTCTCAATCCAAAGTCCCTTTGCCCAAATTTCAGTGGTGTCCTCCAACTTTTGCAAACCAGAACTTCTAGAAGGTTTCTACAATCCAGGCTAACACCGGACATGGAAAGAAAATTAGTATTTTTAACCAGTCAAGTGCGTTTCGGTAATCATAAACGATACCAAGACTGGTTTCAAAGGCAGTACCTGGCTACACCAGAATCGCAATCGTTGAGATGTGATCTTATAAGATTTATCGTTGGTGTTATTCACCCGACGAACGAATTGTTGTGTTCAGATATTATACCGCGATGGGCAGTAATAGGATGGTTATTCACAACTTGCACATCAACCGTGGCCGCTAGCAATGCTAAATTGGCTTTATTTTACGATTGGTTATTTTTCGAGCCCGAGAAAGATAATATTATGAATATTGAACCTGCGATTCTTGTCATGCACAATTCTATGAGATCCCATCCTCCAGTCACTGCCACATTATTAGACTTTTTATGCAGG ATAATACCAAATTTCTATCCACCTTTAACGGAAAAAGTGAGAAATGGAATCTTTTCATCGTTACGACAAATCTTGGAAAAGCGGGTTTTGCCAAGTCTTTATCCATTGTTCGACAGTCCCAAGTTAGACCGCGAACTGAGGAGCAAAATAAGAGAAACGTTCAAAGAATTCTGTTTACCACCTAATGCGGATCCTG CAGGAAATAAGGTTCCTGTATATTCAGGTAAAATGGAAGAACTTAATAAGGATCTTACACCAGGAGCTATACTGGAAAACACAGCAAACGCACCAGTTGAAAATAATCATGTGAATCAAGATCAAGAACCGGCTTTTagcgacgaagaagaagaaatgcCATTAAG GATAGCGACTAAGgtcgaagaagaagacgaagaggatGTTCCATTAGCAACCGTGAAGTTAAAAAATGAACAGAAAAACGCAAATTGTGTGGTGAAGAAAGAAGAGATCACGTCTcagttaaatttaattttagaaCCGGAAGAGTTAAGGACAGCCGTAGAAAGTTTGCACAGTGAAACAGACAATGAAGTGAGGTGTCAAACGATGGAAAGGATAGTACAAATGGTTGTAGAAGATGAAATAGACGCGGAAACTATACCAGCATTGGCTTCTTGCATATCAACTATCTTATCCTCACAAATAACATCCCAAATATTTCCAACAGATAATTTGAATGAAGAAGCCTTGACTGATAGTATAAGTACGCCGTTGTTTGTTATGTTTCGAAATCAGTTTCAGTTGTGTAAAGAAGAGGACAATAGGCGGAAACTTTTAGCACGAGTACTTGCAGAATTACAGAATGTTCAACCAAGGATAGGTTACCTGTTACTTTATTTCTTGAAAGTCTGGGGTAGGGAAGAGGAAAAACGGGAGGGCGAACCAAG TAATGTGATGAATGATGTTAAAGCGTCGGTGTACAAAGATTTTTGTGCGCATCGAGAAAAAAAATTAGATGCGTGTTTAGTATCTGATTTGAAG CTCTGCCACGAGGACAACATATTTATGCTATGTTATCTTGTGCCTGACGTATACATGGAATTTCAAAATGTGACACTCGGCAACGTTCAGTTATTGCATTTGGTAGTATCCACCGTTGACGCGTGCCAATTGCAAGAATTGGTATGTCAAATAATGCAAGGACACTTGAAAATGTTAAAAAAGGAGTCGTTCACGTCATTGTTGACGGCCAGTTTAAATTGGGAAACCTTCGAACAGTACTGTTTTTGGCAACTTATTTTTGCCCACGATTTCCCAATCGATTATGTACTGCCTGTTTTACCAAAATTGCAATTTCGTGATCACGCGGAAGCATTGACATCGATACTGTTCATGCTTAAACAAGAAAA GCCAACGTTAGAACTTCTGCGACAATTGCTCGCACGACAGACTGTGGATGGAGACATGTTCGTTGTAGCCGCGTTACGTTATTGGTGCCGCGATTACGAAGAGAAATTGGGCGAGTTACTTGCGAACCTTTTGAGCACTCGTTATCCCGCTACGAGTCCGAACAAACGGAAACGGTCAGCCACTAAGCACAATCAACAATCTGGCCTGCCTACTGGTGAACAAGTTCTTGGCCATTTGGATCAGCTACGACAACATTGCGCGTCGTCCGCTGAACTGCAGCTTTATCATTCCGAAGGAATGCAAAGAGCTCTGCAACAAGCGCAAGCGGCCATCACTGATTCCTTGAGGAAAAGTTACGGGGATCTATTCGCTCTCGCGGAAGTTAACGAAGAAAATGAgcctcctccgcctccgccAACAAGCTCGGCGCGGAAACATGCAGCGGCATCGGCTGGAGGTGGCGGAGGTGCTGGTGGTAAAGGGGGTCATAGAAAAACTGGTGCTAACACGAGGGAAAGGTCTAGTTCCAAAAGGCCGCTTCCCCGGTATCATGTCGATTATACATCCAGCAGCGAG GAAGAGGAAATAGTAAATGTAAAACAagcgaaaaagagaaaaaaaattaatcTAGTGGCCTCCGACAGCGACTGA
- the LOC143422387 gene encoding integrator complex subunit 3-like isoform X2 — protein sequence MEQTKTPASRLLSTSCIENKDDLEEKFERCHTVLQNLTAGLSEKEAHDTLNNAVCKDKTHEEVSLGLLVVILTDPQSAAKSYRDLTLITRDGLAIVLGHLNQLVLERYLRLNDVTKSQLLWLLREMIRTSVASVDNLCLSLLRHAAGGDISPRNLFLVDALLDIFQENRSWLDKFPFLVASIVYTYLRLIEDHNAPHLSGLRQKEVTFTVSLIRERMVDCLVIGRDLVRLLQNVARISEFEALWKDILLNPKSLCPNFSGVLQLLQTRTSRRFLQSRLTPDMERKLVFLTSQVRFGNHKRYQDWFQRQYLATPESQSLRCDLIRFIVGVIHPTNELLCSDIIPRWAVIGWLFTTCTSTVAASNAKLALFYDWLFFEPEKDNIMNIEPAILVMHNSMRSHPPVTATLLDFLCRIIPNFYPPLTEKVRNGIFSSLRQILEKRVLPSLYPLFDSPKLDRELRSKIRETFKEFCLPPNADPGKMEELNKDLTPGAILENTANAPVENNHVNQDQEPAFSDEEEEMPLRIATKVEEEDEEDVPLATVKLKNEQKNANCVVKKEEITSQLNLILEPEELRTAVESLHSETDNEVRCQTMERIVQMVVEDEIDAETIPALASCISTILSSQITSQIFPTDNLNEEALTDSISTPLFVMFRNQFQLCKEEDNRRKLLARVLAELQNVQPRIGYLLLYFLKVWGREEEKREGEPSNVMNDVKASVYKDFCAHREKKLDACLVSDLKLCHEDNIFMLCYLVPDVYMEFQNVTLGNVQLLHLVVSTVDACQLQELVCQIMQGHLKMLKKESFTSLLTASLNWETFEQYCFWQLIFAHDFPIDYVLPVLPKLQFRDHAEALTSILFMLKQEKPTLELLRQLLARQTVDGDMFVVAALRYWCRDYEEKLGELLANLLSTRYPATSPNKRKRSATKHNQQSGLPTGEQVLGHLDQLRQHCASSAELQLYHSEGMQRALQQAQAAITDSLRKSYGDLFALAEVNEENEPPPPPPTSSARKHAAASAGGGGGAGGKGGHRKTGANTRERSSSKRPLPRYHVDYTSSSEEEEIVNVKQAKKRKKINLVASDSD from the exons ATGGAACAGACGAAAACTCCCGCGTCCCGGCTACTTAGCACGAGTTGCATAGAGAATAAGGACGACCTGGAAGAG AAATTCGAAAGATGTCATACAGTGCTTCAAAACCTGACTGCAGGACTGTCAGAAAAGGAAGCCCACGATACGTTGAACAATGCTGTGTGCAAAGACAAGACGCACGAAGAGGTTTCGTTGGGATTGTTAGTGGTAATTCTGACAGATCCACAAAGTGCTGCGAAAAGTTACAGAGACTTGACGTTAATTACACGAGACGGTCTTGCGATTGTGTTAGGACACCTTAATCAATTAGTACTCGAAAGATATCTGCGACTGAACGATGTGACCAAAAGTCAGTTGTTATGGTTATTGAGGGAAATGATAAGGACCAGTGTAGCTAGTGTGGATAACCTTTGTTTAAGTTTATTAAGGCATGCAGCTGGTGGAGATATTTCGCCAAGGAACTTATTCTTAGTAGATGCACTTTTAGACATTTTTCAAGAGAATCGATCTTGGCTGGATAAATTTCCTTTTTTAGTAGCATCTATTGTTTATACCTATTTGCGACTAATAGAAGACCATAATGCGCCTCATTTATCTGGTTTACGTCAAAAAGAAGTTACCTTCACCGTGTCCTTAATAAGAGAACGTATGGTCGATTGCTTGGTTATTGGAAG GGATTTGGTACGGTTATTACAGAATGTCGCGCGAATATCCGAATTTGAAGCGCTTTGGAAAGACATACTTCTCAATCCAAAGTCCCTTTGCCCAAATTTCAGTGGTGTCCTCCAACTTTTGCAAACCAGAACTTCTAGAAGGTTTCTACAATCCAGGCTAACACCGGACATGGAAAGAAAATTAGTATTTTTAACCAGTCAAGTGCGTTTCGGTAATCATAAACGATACCAAGACTGGTTTCAAAGGCAGTACCTGGCTACACCAGAATCGCAATCGTTGAGATGTGATCTTATAAGATTTATCGTTGGTGTTATTCACCCGACGAACGAATTGTTGTGTTCAGATATTATACCGCGATGGGCAGTAATAGGATGGTTATTCACAACTTGCACATCAACCGTGGCCGCTAGCAATGCTAAATTGGCTTTATTTTACGATTGGTTATTTTTCGAGCCCGAGAAAGATAATATTATGAATATTGAACCTGCGATTCTTGTCATGCACAATTCTATGAGATCCCATCCTCCAGTCACTGCCACATTATTAGACTTTTTATGCAGG ATAATACCAAATTTCTATCCACCTTTAACGGAAAAAGTGAGAAATGGAATCTTTTCATCGTTACGACAAATCTTGGAAAAGCGGGTTTTGCCAAGTCTTTATCCATTGTTCGACAGTCCCAAGTTAGACCGCGAACTGAGGAGCAAAATAAGAGAAACGTTCAAAGAATTCTGTTTACCACCTAATGCGGATCCTG GTAAAATGGAAGAACTTAATAAGGATCTTACACCAGGAGCTATACTGGAAAACACAGCAAACGCACCAGTTGAAAATAATCATGTGAATCAAGATCAAGAACCGGCTTTTagcgacgaagaagaagaaatgcCATTAAG GATAGCGACTAAGgtcgaagaagaagacgaagaggatGTTCCATTAGCAACCGTGAAGTTAAAAAATGAACAGAAAAACGCAAATTGTGTGGTGAAGAAAGAAGAGATCACGTCTcagttaaatttaattttagaaCCGGAAGAGTTAAGGACAGCCGTAGAAAGTTTGCACAGTGAAACAGACAATGAAGTGAGGTGTCAAACGATGGAAAGGATAGTACAAATGGTTGTAGAAGATGAAATAGACGCGGAAACTATACCAGCATTGGCTTCTTGCATATCAACTATCTTATCCTCACAAATAACATCCCAAATATTTCCAACAGATAATTTGAATGAAGAAGCCTTGACTGATAGTATAAGTACGCCGTTGTTTGTTATGTTTCGAAATCAGTTTCAGTTGTGTAAAGAAGAGGACAATAGGCGGAAACTTTTAGCACGAGTACTTGCAGAATTACAGAATGTTCAACCAAGGATAGGTTACCTGTTACTTTATTTCTTGAAAGTCTGGGGTAGGGAAGAGGAAAAACGGGAGGGCGAACCAAG TAATGTGATGAATGATGTTAAAGCGTCGGTGTACAAAGATTTTTGTGCGCATCGAGAAAAAAAATTAGATGCGTGTTTAGTATCTGATTTGAAG CTCTGCCACGAGGACAACATATTTATGCTATGTTATCTTGTGCCTGACGTATACATGGAATTTCAAAATGTGACACTCGGCAACGTTCAGTTATTGCATTTGGTAGTATCCACCGTTGACGCGTGCCAATTGCAAGAATTGGTATGTCAAATAATGCAAGGACACTTGAAAATGTTAAAAAAGGAGTCGTTCACGTCATTGTTGACGGCCAGTTTAAATTGGGAAACCTTCGAACAGTACTGTTTTTGGCAACTTATTTTTGCCCACGATTTCCCAATCGATTATGTACTGCCTGTTTTACCAAAATTGCAATTTCGTGATCACGCGGAAGCATTGACATCGATACTGTTCATGCTTAAACAAGAAAA GCCAACGTTAGAACTTCTGCGACAATTGCTCGCACGACAGACTGTGGATGGAGACATGTTCGTTGTAGCCGCGTTACGTTATTGGTGCCGCGATTACGAAGAGAAATTGGGCGAGTTACTTGCGAACCTTTTGAGCACTCGTTATCCCGCTACGAGTCCGAACAAACGGAAACGGTCAGCCACTAAGCACAATCAACAATCTGGCCTGCCTACTGGTGAACAAGTTCTTGGCCATTTGGATCAGCTACGACAACATTGCGCGTCGTCCGCTGAACTGCAGCTTTATCATTCCGAAGGAATGCAAAGAGCTCTGCAACAAGCGCAAGCGGCCATCACTGATTCCTTGAGGAAAAGTTACGGGGATCTATTCGCTCTCGCGGAAGTTAACGAAGAAAATGAgcctcctccgcctccgccAACAAGCTCGGCGCGGAAACATGCAGCGGCATCGGCTGGAGGTGGCGGAGGTGCTGGTGGTAAAGGGGGTCATAGAAAAACTGGTGCTAACACGAGGGAAAGGTCTAGTTCCAAAAGGCCGCTTCCCCGGTATCATGTCGATTATACATCCAGCAGCGAG GAAGAGGAAATAGTAAATGTAAAACAagcgaaaaagagaaaaaaaattaatcTAGTGGCCTCCGACAGCGACTGA